The Primulina tabacum isolate GXHZ01 chromosome 1, ASM2559414v2, whole genome shotgun sequence genome contains the following window.
TGAACAAGGCGAGTGATCAGCCTCCGCTGTGTTCTCCCCCGGACAGGGTTCTTGTTCAATCATCGATGCTTCCCACCGGGAAAGCTCACCAGGACGATATACGGCAACTGTTCTCGAAACCAGGGCGGCATATTTTTAAGGACGCCACTCTCCCCGTTTCATTTGTCGGGCCACATGTCGCGGAGTTTCTTCTCTCGCCTTCACCCATGTCCCTGGAAACAAAATTTCTTTTCTCGATGGCTGTTTCTTGCTGCGATGAATCCCAGCTCACTGCGCTTCTCCGAGTTGCCGCCGAGAATGGGACGCCACAGTTCATTTACACCCTGATTGAAGCTGGCGCAGATGTTTCTGACACTGGTTCGGAAGAAGAGTCCCTGGTTTCATTGGCTGTCAAGTCTGGAAAAGCTGAGGCTGTGAAAATCTTGATTGAATCAGGTTGTGAGATTAATAACAAGATTGACCGGGTTTTACACGCTGCAGCAACTATGAACCAGGTCGATTTAATGGAAATCCTATGCTTGGGATACCCAGATATTGATTTGAATTCGGTGAATTCTCAGGGCCAAACAGCACTCCACCTCGCAGCAATTCATGGCCAAGTTGAAGCCCTTCGGTTTCTTGTTTCAATAGGTAGTGAAGTTGATGTCGCGGATGATGAAGGCTGGACTCCTCTACACTATGCGGCAAATGAAGGGCACGCAGAGGCGGTTGAATTCTTGCTAAACAACTCGGTTTTCGCAAAAAAAGCCGTCACCAAAGAAGGGAAAACCGCGTTTGCTCTGGCAGTCGATCAGGGCTATTCGCACTTATACGATTCGTTACATTTAGGTGATTTATTGCACCGAGCTGCACGGATAGATGATGTGCACACGATGACGAGTTGTCTGGCTCAAGGGGCTAAGGTGAACGGGAGAGATCAAAATGATTGGACCCCTCTGCATAGGGCAGCATTCAAAGGGAATTTGGAGAGTGTGAAGCTTTTGATTAGCCATGGAGCTCGTGTCGACCTGGTCGATGGCACCGGGTACATGCCTCTGCTTCGAGCAGTCGAGGCCGGGCATATTGAAGTGGCTATGTATCTTCTGTCACATGGGGCTAAAGCAGGTTTCAAGAGTTTGAAAGGAATGTTGAACTCTGATGCAGAGAGTTTCGGGAATCATCCTTCTTTAGTGAATCCTTTGCATCAAGGGGGAGAGAGGGCTTAAACCTGAAACACAGGCATCattttctttggatttgagTTATATGTACATAATCTTTTGTTGTATGGTTTTTCAAATTGAATCCAAGTAGGTGATTGTATATCTAGATTTGAGGAATTTTTATACCCTTCACAAGCCTTGATTTTGATCAAGTGACGGTAGCAAGCAGGAGAGACAACTGATGTCCGGTGTCTCCAACAATAGATTGTAGTAGTATATTTtcgatcaattttatttatatgagtTCATGTATGAATAATTATTTGTTGTGAGTTGTCGGTTAAGTTAAGTCCAAAataaaatgatcaatatgtttcGAATTATTGAGTTTTAATGTATAACTGGTACGTCTTTAATGTGTAAAAACATAAATGTAACTTCTGTTgagctaaaacagaaatatcaaaAAATAATCATAGACATTATCTATATATAAGTTATGATCCACAGATCTCACGCAATCACGCTCTTTATTATCTCACCCATTAAGAAAATAATCCAAAAGAAAAAACTAAAGGATACTCTCAAGAAGAAGAACGTGTAGATatggaagatcaagacacgttctaaagaattcaTGATTATGGCTTCATGTATGcttccgcttaagttttcagtcaaattcttaatgatttagCATGATGGATTATGGGTTTATACGGATCTTCTACAATAGTATACACACAATTGCATGAATTATGATTTGCAACGAACTAAAGAAACCATGTGCGACATATACGTTCTAAAAAGTATTGATATGATGAATCAAATATATGTTTATTGATCAAACGCTCATCTACTTTATCAATCCGAATACTCCAAAAAGATAtccaaatatattatatttattttagctaAAATTTAATGAGATGATTTTAAATTCATCTCATTTCTATTCGATAATAATTTTTGAACTCCGGATAATTTCTCAaaccaaatttcaaatcaaatcacTTCATCTAAACACAATATAATCATTTTTGGCTCATTTAACAGCTTGTAGTTGGGAAATTATATGCAATTAAGTATAGTTTCACCATCAAATTAACAGAATTATTTATATCTTCCAGCCAAAATACTTGGCTTTTAATGGGTTATATTATAGCAATAATATCCATCGAATTATTAGTTGTCTCTTTCAATCACTTTTATCTCATTGCTTAAAATAAGACAGATTAATTAAAAGATATAAACAAATATTACATGCATAGGTCTGTGTATGATTTGAATCCAGCGTAACAATTTTCTGATTGACAATCAATGAAAGAAATTGATTATCGTTTAGTAATATGGAAACGATAGTTTTAGTTCAAATGTCGTTCTCAGTTGCTGTAAACAAAAGTCCACTTTTTGTGCTTACGTCACGACTTTAAACAAATCTACTAATTTTCTTCCGACGTATTATCAAAACAAAGTTCATGAATTTTGATCGGTTGGAATTAAATAATGTATACGTTTTCCCACTAATTTGAACTCaagcataaaataaaattttatcctgTTGAATTTGGCCGAAATAGATAAATATTTGTGACGGGGAAATAACCAATTAATTTATgcgtaggtctcttgtgagacggtctcacgaatctttatctgtgagacgggtcaaccctaccgatattcacaataaaaagtaatactttttcatggatgacctaaataagatatctgtctcacaaaatacgatccatgagaccgtcacacaagtttttgccttcatC
Protein-coding sequences here:
- the LOC142545728 gene encoding protein VAPYRIN-LIKE-like, which translates into the protein MDRLIKPDMQIIELFFIRGQKCSQVFRLKNLMHTMSVAVALTSSNTSTFSFSQSFSIIQPLSSASFTLFLNKASDQPPLCSPPDRVLVQSSMLPTGKAHQDDIRQLFSKPGRHIFKDATLPVSFVGPHVAEFLLSPSPMSLETKFLFSMAVSCCDESQLTALLRVAAENGTPQFIYTLIEAGADVSDTGSEEESLVSLAVKSGKAEAVKILIESGCEINNKIDRVLHAAATMNQVDLMEILCLGYPDIDLNSVNSQGQTALHLAAIHGQVEALRFLVSIGSEVDVADDEGWTPLHYAANEGHAEAVEFLLNNSVFAKKAVTKEGKTAFALAVDQGYSHLYDSLHLGDLLHRAARIDDVHTMTSCLAQGAKVNGRDQNDWTPLHRAAFKGNLESVKLLISHGARVDLVDGTGYMPLLRAVEAGHIEVAMYLLSHGAKAGFKSLKGMLNSDAESFGNHPSLVNPLHQGGERA